From the Bacillus sp. FJAT-22090 genome, the window TACGAGAGTAACTGCTCGTACCTTGACGGTACCTCATTAGAAAGCCACGGCTAACTACGTGCCAGCAGCCGCGGTAATACGTAGGTGGCAAGCGTTGTCCGGAATTATTGGGCGTAAAGCGCGCGCAGGCGGTCCTTTAAGTCTGATGTGAAAGCCCACGGCTCAACCGTGGAGGGTCATTGGAAACTGGGGGACTTGAGTGCAGAAGAGGAAAGTGGAATTCCAAGTGTAGCGGTGAAATGCGTAGAGATTTGGAGGAACACCAGTGGCGAAGGCGACTTTCTGGTCTGTAACTGACGCTGAGGCGCGAAAGCGTGGGGAGCAAACAGGATTAGATACCCTGGTAGTCCACGCCGTAAACGATGAGTGCTAAGTGTTAGGGGGTTTCCGCCCCTTAGTGCTGCAGCTAACGCATTAAGCACTCCGCCTGGGGAGTACGGTCGCAAGACTGAAACTCAAAGGAATTGACGGGGGCCCGCACAAGCGGTGGAGCATGTGGTTTAATTCGAAGCAACGCGAAGAACCTTACCAGGTCTTGACATCCCGCTGACCGTCCTAGAGATAGGATTTTCCCTTCGGGGACAGCGGTGACAGGTGGTGCATGGTTGTCGTCAGCTCGTGTCGTGAGATGTTGGGTTAAGTCCCGCAACGAGCGCAACCCTTGATCTTAGTTGCCAGCATTCAGTTGGGCACTCTAAGGTGACTGCCGGTGATAAACCGGAGGAAGGTGGGGATGACGTCAAATCATCATGCCCCTTATGACCTGGGCTACACACGTGCTACAATGGACGGTACAGAGGGTCGCAACCCCGCGAGGGTGAGCTAATCCCATAAAACCGTTCTCAGTTCGGATTGTAGGCTGCAACTCGCCTACATGAAGCCGGAATCGCTAGTAATCGTGGATCAGCATGCCACGGTGAATACGTTCCCGGGCCTTGTACACACCGCCCGTCACACCACGAGAGTTTGTAACACCCGAAGTCGGTGGGGTAACCCTTTTGGGAGCCAGCCGCCGAAGGTGGGACAGATGATTGGGGTGAAGTCGTAACAAGGTAGCCGTATCGGAAGGTGCGGCTGGATCACCTCCTTTCTAAGGATAAACACGGAATACAGATCTTTATCTGTAGCTTAACGTTTTGCAGTTCAGTTTTGAATGTTCATTCATTTGAGCATTTCAAACTTGTTCTTTGAAAACTGGATAAAACGACATTGAAAGCAACAAATTCAAGAAATTCAATTTGTAATCACATTCGTGATTATTTTTTGTGTAGTACTTTTAACTACTATATTTGAGGGTTTCAAGACACAAGCAGTTCGAGGAAGCGAGTGAGTGAACACCGGAACGTACTAACGTACGTGAGGATGTGAACGAGCGAAGCTGACGAAGAAATGCGCCGTGTATTGAAAGCCGAATTAGGTTAAGTTAATAAGGGCGCACGGTGAATGCCTTGGCACTAGGAGCCGAAGAAGGACGGCACTAACACCGATATGCTCCGGGGAGCTGTAAGTGAGCTTTGATCCGGAGATTTCCGAATGGGGAAACCCACTGTTCGTAATGGAGCAGTACATTTGCGTGAATACATAGCGCATCTGTGGCACACCCAGGGAACTGAAACATCTAAGTACCTGGAGGAAGAGAAAGAAAAATCGATTCCCTGAGTAGCGGCGAGCGAAACGGGAAGAGCCCAAACCAAGAGGCTTGCCTCTTGGGGTTGTAGGACACTCAGCATAGAGTTACAAAGGAACGAGTTAGACGAAGCGATCTGGAAAGGTCCGCAGGATAGGGTAAAAGCCCCGTAGTCAAAAATTCGTTCTCTCTTGAGTGGATCCTGAGTACGGCGGAACACGTGAAATTCCGTCGGAATCCGGGAGGACCATCTCCCAAGGCTAAATACTCCCTAGTGACCGATAGTGAACCAGTACCGTGAGGGAAAGGTGAAAAGCACCCCGGAAGGGGAGTGAAATAGACCCTGAAACCGTGTGCCTACAAATAGTCAGAGCCCGTTAATGGGTGATGGCGTGCCTTTTGTAGAATGAACCGGCGAGTTACGATTACATGCAAGGTTAAGTCGAGGAGACGGAGCCGCAGCGAAAGCGAGTCTGAATAGGGCGAATGAGTATGTGGTCGTAGACCCGAAACCAGGTGATCTACCCATGTCCAGGATGAAGGTAAGGTAACACTTACTGGAGGTCCGAACCCACGCACGTTGAAAAGTGCGGGGATGAGGTGTGGGTAGCGGAGAAATTCCAATCGAACCTGGAGATAGCTGGTTCTCTCCGAAATAGCTTTAGGGCTAGCCTCAAACGCGAGAATCTTGGAGGTAGAGCACTGTTTGGACTAGGGGCCCATCCCGGGTTACCGAATTCAGACAAACTCCGAATGCCAATGATTTATGTTTGGGAGTCAGACTGCGAGTGATAAGATCCGTAGTCAAGAGGGAAACAGCCCAGACCACCAGCTAAGGTCCCCAAGTATTTGTTAAGTGGAAAAGGATGTGGCGTTGCTTAGACAACCAGGATGTTGGCTTAGAAGCAGCCATCATTTAAAGAGTGCGTAATAGCTCACTGGTCGAGTGACGCTGCGCCGAAAATGTATCGGGGCTAAACAAATCACCGAAGCTGTGGATTGATACCTATGGTATCAGTGGTAGGAGAGCGTTCTAAGGGCGTTGAAGTCAGACCGGAAGGACTGGTGGAGCGCTTAGAAGTGAGAATGCCGGTATGAGTAGCGAAAGATGGGTGAGAATCCCATCCACCGTATGACTAAGGTTTCCTGAGGAAGGCTCGTCCGCTCAGGGTTAGTCGGGACCTAAGTCGAGGCCGATAGGCGTAGACGATGGACAACAGGTTGATATTCCTGTACCACCACCCCGCCGTTTGAGTGATGGGGGGACGCAGTAGGATAGGGTAAGCGTGCTGTTGGTTATGCACGTCCAAGCAGTGAGGTGTGAGTGTAGGCAAATCCGCACTCTGTAACATTGAGCTGTGATGGCGAGGACGAATGTCCGGAGTTCCTGATTTCACACTGCCAAGAAAAGCCTCTAACGAGGCGGGAGGTGCCCGTACCGCAAACCGACACAGGTAGTCGAGGAGAGAATCCTAAGGTGAGCGAGAGAACTCTCGTTAAGGAACTCGGCAAAATGACCCCGTAACTTCGGGAGAAGGGGTGCTCTTTTGGGTGCATAGCCCAGAAGAGCCGCAGTGAATAGGCCCAGGCGACTGTTTAGCAAAAACACAGGTCTCTGCAAAACCGTAAGGTGAAGTATAGGGGCTGACGCCTGCCCGGTGCTGGAAGGTTAAGAGGAGTGCTTAGCGCAAGCGAAGGTGCGAATTGAAGCCCCAGTAAACGGCGGCCGTAACTATAACGGTCCTAAGGTAGCGAAATTCCTTGTCGGGTAAGTTCCGACCCGCACGAAAGGCGTAACGATCTGGGCACTGTCTCAACGAGAGACTCGGTGAAATTATAGTACCTGTGAAGATGCAGGTTACCCGCGACAGGACGGAAAGACCCCGTGGAGCTTTACTGTAGCTTGATATTGAATTTTGGTGCAACTTGTACAGGATAGGTAGGAGCCTTAGAGCCCGGAGCGCCAGCTTCGGAGGAGGCGTCGGTGGGATACTACCCTGGTTGTATTGAAATTCTAACCCATACCCGTAACCCGGGTAGGAGACAGTGTCAGGCGGGCAGTTTGACTGGGGCGGTCGCCTCCTAAAGTGTAACGGAGGCGCCCAAAGGTTCCCTCAGAATGGTTGGAAATCATTCGAAGAGTGTAAAGGCAGAAGGGAGCTTGACTGCGAGACCTACAAGTCGAGCAGGGTCGAAAGACGGGCTTAGTGATCCGGTGGTTCCGCATGGAAGGGCCATCGCTCAACGGATAAAAGCTACCCCGGGGATAACAGGCTTATCTCCCCCAAGAGTCCACATCGACGGGGAGGTTTGGCACCTCGATGTCGGCTCATCGCATCCTGGGGCTGTAGTCGGTCCCAAGGGTTGGGCTGTTCGCCCATTAAAGCGGTACGCGAGCTGGGTTCAGAACGTCGTGAGACAGTTCGGTCCCTATCCGTCGTGGGCGTAGGAAATTTGAGAGGAGCTGTCCTTAGTACGAGAGGACCGGGATGGACACACCGCTGGTGTACCAGTTGTTCTGCCAAGAGCATCGCTGGGTAGCTATGTGTGGACGGGATAAGTGCTGAAAGCATCTAAGCACGAAGCCCCCCTCAAGATGAGATTTCCCATTACGCAAGTAAGTAAGATCCCTCAAAGACGATGAGGTAGATAGGTTCGGGGTGGAAGCGTGGCGACACGTGCAGCTGACGAATACTAATCGATCGAGGACTTAACCAAATATGAATTTGCGAGCACCAATGTCTTTTATCCAGTTTTGAAAGAATAAAAATTTTATTAAAAAAACTCTTGTAAAATTCTACAGAGTTGATATAATAAAACTTGTCTTTCAATAATATTCAAGTCTAGTGATGATGGCGAAGAGGTCACACCCGTTCCCATACCGAACACGGAAGTTAAGCTCTTCAGCGCCGATGGTAGTTGGGGGTCTCCCCCTGTGAGAGTAGGACGTCGCTGGGCTTGCAATAAAAATACATAAGTATTTAACAATTGTATATTACCCAGGAGGATTAGCTCAGCTGGGAGAGCATCTGCCTTACAAGCAGAGGGTCGGCGGTTCGAGCCCGTCATCCTCCACCATATTATTCTTCGCCGGAGTAGCTCAACTGGTAGAGCAACTGACTTGTAATCAGTAGGTTGAGGGTTCAAGTCCTTTCTCCGGCACCATTTTTAGAGCCATTAGCTCAGTTGGTAGAGCATCTGACTTTTAATCAGAGGGTCGTAGGTTCGAATCCTACATGGCTCATCACTTTTTAAGTGAATAATGCATGCGGGTGTGGCGGAACTGGCAGACGCACTAGACTTAGGATCTAGCGCCGCAAGGCGTGGGGGTTCGACTCCCTTCACCCGCACCATTTAATTTAATAACCGAGCGGAAGTAGTTCAGTGGTAGAACACCACCTTGCCAAGGTGGGGGTCGCGAGTTCGAACCTCGTCTTCCGCTCCATAGATTCATTTAAGTGCCGGGGTGGCGGAACTGGCAGACGCACAGGACTTAAAATCCTGCGGTAGGTGACTACCGTACCGGTTCGATTCCGGTCCTCGGCACCACTTTTATGAAAAAGATATATGCGCCCGTAGCTCAATTGGATAGAGCGTCTGACTACGGATCAGAAGGTTGTGGGTTCGACTCCTGCCGGGCGCGCCATATAGACGGGAAGTAGCTCAGCTTGGTAGAGCACTTGGTTTGGGACCAAGGGGTCGCAGGTTCGAATCCTGTCTTCCCGACCAGTATTTATTAGTATGGGGCCTTAGCTCAGCTGGGAGAGCGCCTGCCTTGCACGCAGGAGGTCAGCGGTTCGATCCCGCTAGGCTCCACCATATTATAAAAGATTTAAAAACTTGGCGGCGTAGCTCAGCTGGCTAGAGCATTCGGTTCATACCCGAAAGGTCGTGGGTTCGACTCCCTCTGCCGCCATCTTAAGGACCTTTAGCTCAGTTGGTTAGAGCAGACGGCTCATAACCGTCCGGTCGCAGGTTCGAGTCCTGCAAGGTCCACCAACAATATTTCGGAGGAATACCCAAGTCTGGCTGAAGGGATCGGTCTTGAAAACCGACAGGCGGGTCAAACCGCGCGGGGGTTCGAATCCCTCTTCCTCCTCCATTTCAAAATTGTTGATGAAAGAATTAATTTCTTCATTCTACAAAACTTAATATATATTATTGTCGCGGGGTGGAGCAGTTCGGTAGCTCGTCGGGCTCATAACCCGAAGGTCACAGGTTCAAATCCTGTCCCCGCAACCAAATGGTCCCGTGGTGTAGCGGTTAACATGCCTGCCTGTCACGCAGGAGATCGCCGGTTCGATCCCGGTCGGGACCGCCATTTATTATTTAATAAATTAGAGATTTAGGGTAAGCAAGCAAATCGAGGAAGCAATCGAGTGAAAGAAGAAGCGTACTAAAGTACGTGACTGACTGAACGAGTGAAGCTGACGAAAAGATGAGCAGTTTAGCGTAAATCAATTAGAGATTTAGGATAAGCAAGCAAATCGAGGAAGCAATCGAGCGAAAGAAGGAACGTACTAAAGTACGTGACTGAATGAGTGAGTGAAGCTGACAAAGAGTTGCGCAGCTTAGCATAAATCGATTAGAGATTTGGAATAAGCAAGTAGATCGAGGAAGCAATTGAGTGAAGAAAGGCGCGTACTAAAGTACGTAACTGACTGAACGAATGCAGCTGACGAAGAGATACGTAGTTTAGTGCAAATCGAAGAAGGCTCAGTAGCTCAGTCGGTAGAGCAAAGGACTGAAAATCCTTGTGTCGGCGGTTCGATTCCGTCCTGAGCCACCATTTAATGCGGGTGTAGTTTAGTGGTAAAACCTCAGCCTTCCAAGCTGATGATGAGAGTTCGATTCTCTTCACCCGCTCCAATAATGGGCCTATAGCTCAGCTGGTTAGAGCGCACGCCTGATAAGCGTGAGGTCGATGGTTCGAGTCCATTTAGGCCCACCATTATTCCGAAGTAGCTCAGTGGTAGAGCAATCGGCTGTTAACCGATCGGTCGTAGGTTCGAGTCCTACCTTCGGAGCCATCATATGGGGAAGTACTCAAGTGGCTGAAGAGGCGCCCCTGCTAAGGGTGTAGGTCGGGCAACCGGCGCGAGGGTTCAAATCCCTCCTTCTCCGCCATATGTTTGGCCCCTTGGTCAAGCGGTTAAGACACCGCCCTTTCACGGCGGTAACACGGGTTCGAATCCCGTAGGGGTCATATTAAAAAGCATGTTTCCAATTCGGAAGCATGCTTTTTTTGTATATTTTTGTTTAATAACTATTTCTTTATTCTTTTCTAACTTACACAGAAGAAAATAGGATTCATTTATATCCTTTTTAATTATTTTGTAGTGGGCAATAAAAAAGCAAGGAAGTGTATAAACTTCCTTGCCTATTTTTGTTTTGCTTAGATGAAATAACCTATTAATAAGCCAATTCCAAGTAAGAAAACAAAAATTGTATTTGTAAGTGCTGTATCTTTCATCGCTAAACCAACTTCAAGTGGGTTTTCTTTCTCTTTAAAAAGTTTTATGGCATGTATTGGTTTCTTCAAACTTAATAGGACTAATAAAGCCCAAGGAGTAACAACTTGTAAAATAACTAACACAGCAATCCAGAGGTAGGACACAAGAAAGAAAGAAGTTAAAATAGTGATCGCATTTTTTCTTCCTACGAGGATAGCCATTGTTTTTCTGCCACCTTTTTTGTCTTCAACAATATCTCGAATATTGTTAGATAGCATAATTGCAGCTACAAGCAATGCACTTGGTATCGATAATAGGATCGCAGAGTTTGGTACAGAACCTACTTGAATGAAAGTAGATATTAGCACTATTAGCATTCCCATAACAATACCACTAAAAAGTTCTCCAAATGGGGTGTACGCTATCGGATAAGGTCCGCCAGTATATAAATATCCAATTAGCATACTGATTCCACCAACGACTAGTAACATCCAGGAAGATTCGTAGCATATATATATACCTAGTAAAGCTGCAAGTCCATATAACATTAATGCAAGTTGCAAAACAGTTTTAGGCTTTACACCATTACGAACAATTGCTCCTCCAATCCCGATGGATTCCTCACTGTCTAATCCTCGTACAAAATCATAATATTCGTTAAACATATTGGTAGCAGCCTGTATAAAAAGACAAGCGAATAACATTGCTAAAAAAATAAGCCAGTTAATATTTGTGTAATAAAGTGCAATCATCGTTCCTAAAAATACAGGAGCAAATGAAGCTGTTAATGTATGGGGTCTTGTTAATTTCCACCAAATTCGCCAACCTCTATCGGCTTGAAGTTCATGAGACATAGGTTTTTCTCTCCTTTTAAAGAATCAACCTCAATTTTAGCATATATTCATTGCTAAATGTGTGCCGAAAACGGTAGAAAGTTGTATGATTAAGGGTAGAGTAATTTAATAGATAATGAATGCATCATAAGGTTATTTAACGGAGGTAATATTTATGCCGAACACCACCGGTCAACAGAAAACAACATTACGTTTTTATACAGAAACTATCGAAGTATCAAGATTGTCAGCTCATGCTTTTTTCGAGGCGGGAGATGAAAGCTATAAAGGAAAGCGATTTTTCTGGCAAAATAAAGAGAAGTCTTTTACATTAGTCGGTTTAGGACATGCTCATATACTTACTAATGAACTAGAAGATACTAGATATACGGATATCGCTACTAAATGGAAAGAGTTATGTGAGACTTCATTAAAAGAGAAAATTGACGTTTCTCCTATTCTATTTGGTGCTTTCTCTTTTGATCCTAAAAATAACATTTCATCTGAGTGGGATACATTCCCATCTAGTTTTTTTGCTGTTCCAACATTTCAGCTTGTAATTAAAAATGAACAAGCATTTGTAAGTGTTCATTATATTACAGAGGAAGAAGATAGTATGGAGCCGTTTGAGCGATTACGGATGGAACGTGATGCTTTGATTCATACTGCACAGGTAAAAGAACTAAAAGTTCATGAAAAACCTCATTTAATTGGACGTGAAGACCGATTAAAAAATGAATATTTGCAAGCTGTAGAGAAAGTAACAAATCAAATTCGGAACAACGAAGTTAATAAGGTAGTAATAGGTCGTTCTCTAAAGCTTACCTTTGATAAAAACTTCTCCTCTTCCACAGCAATTTATAATGCATCATTAGAGCAACCGGAAAGTTATTTATTTGGATTAGAGAAGGATGATAAAATCTTTTTTGGAGCTACACCAGAGAGATTAGTAAAAGTAGAAAGCGGTCACGTATTATCAGCAGGACTTGCTGGTTCTGTTAGACGTGGTAAAAATTCGATGGAAGACAAACAACTAGGCGAAGGCTTATTGGCAGATAGCAAAAACCTTGGAGAACATCAATTTGTTGTTGAGATGATTCGAAAAGTGTTTAATCAATATTGTGAAGATGTTAGGATTCCATCAAGGCCAAAATTAATGAAAATTAGAGATATACAGCACTTATTTACTCCAATTGAAGGGAAAGTAAAAAAAGGAGTATCCCTATTTGAATTTGTTGAGGCGTTGCATCCTACACCTGCATTAGGTGGGGAACCTCGAAAAGAGGCAGTAGAAATTATTAGAGAAGCGGAAAAGATGAATCGTGGTTATTACGCAGCACCTATTGGATGGATCAATACAGATGGTGATGGAGAATTCGCGGTTGGTATCCGATCAGCATTAATAGAAAATGATCAGGCATATCTATTTGCAGGCGGTGGAATTGTTGCAGAGTCATCTTCTATAGAGGAATTTGAAGAAACTCGTGTGAAGTTTCGACCAATGCTTCGAACACTTGGAGGAAACATGAATGAATAACAGCAACTATTTAACAGCTTATGTAAATCATTTTGTAGAAACAGTGAAACAGTCGGGTGTTAAAGACGTTGTTATTTGTCCCGGCTCTAGATCAACTCCGTTGGCATATGGCTTTGCGAAAAGTGAAGGATTTGAGTTCTATCGTCAAATTGATGAAAGATCTGCTGCATTCTTTGCTTTAGGAATTGCAAAAGCAAAGAAATCCCCAGTCGTATTACTTTGCACATCGGGAACTGCAGCAGCGAACTTCTTTCCAGCAATTGTGGAAGCTTATTATGCACGAATCCCTTTGTTAGTTATTACAGCTGACAGACCACATGAATTAAGAGAAGTTGGTGCTCCTCAAGCGATTGATCAAATCCATTTGTTTGGAAAGCATGTGAAATGGACAGTTGACTTTCCGATACCAGAGGCAGATGAAGAAAGTTTACCCTTTATCGAACGTCATATTCAACGGGCGATTACTACTTCAAAAGCTTTTCCGATGGGTCCCGTGCATATTAATGTTCCATTTCGTGAGCCACTACTGATTAATATGGAGCAGCAACAACCCTTAACTCAGATTAGTCAGTCCGAGGTGGGGCAGCTTGTCCCTAGTCAACAATTTATTTCTTGGTATATAGAGCAGTTGCAAAAAGAAGACAAAGGATTATTCATTGTTGGTGATTCACTTCCAACAACCGAAGGATTTTGGGAATTTGCTAGAACAGTTCAATGGCCAGTTTTAGCAGATCCGTTATCTAATTTACGAAGTTCAGTTCCAGAGGATTGTATGCATTTATGTATCGATCAATATGATGCGCTATTAAAGGATAATTCCTTTAAAAAATACGCGGCACCAAATATAGTCATTCGTTTTGGTGCACAGCCTGTTTCAAAACCATTGACACAATTTTTAAAGGCATGTAAACCAAACGTATTCATCGCAGTAGATGAAAGTTCTGTTTTCCGCGACTCCCTACATATTGTGACACAGCATGTGCAAGTCGGTGCAGCTACCTTATGGAATCCAATTGAAGAAAAACAAGCTTCTACTTACTTAAAAGATTGGTCAAAAGCAAATGACATTGCAACAAAACATGTACAAGCTTATTTGGAAACAGAAGAAGACGAAGGTGCACTCGCTGCCACATTGTTTGAAGTATTATCAGATGGCGATTTTTTATTTGCAAGTAGTAGCATGCCAATTCGAGATGTAGATACCTTTTACAATAAAACAACGAAGGATATTCAAATATATGCAAATAGAGGGACTAACGGGATAGACGGTGTAGTTTCTACTGCTTTAGGGGTATATGCAGCTACTAAACGTCCTGGATATTTGCTAATTGGCGATTTAGCTTTTTTACATGATGTAAATGGGTTAATCGTAAGTAGGTTCCAAAAAACGGATCTCACTGTTGTAGTGATGAACAATGATGGGGGAGGTATTTTCTCTTATTTGCCACAATCAACAGAAACAAATTATTTTGAGCACTTATTTGGAACACCTACGGGTCTTAAATTTTCACATATTGCAGCTATGTATGATGCACAATATGATGCTGTACATACAAAAGAAGACTTCCATAAGGTGTTAAGTGAGCAAAAACGAAAAGATATTCGGATTATTGAAGTATTTACAAATCGTCAAGTGAATACAGAAACACACAGAAAGCTATGGACTGCTATTTCGAAGGAGTTAGACTCAGTTTGGAATTAATAAACTTAACTATACGAAATATTAGCATGCAAATAAAACGGTATAATTCGGGAGCAAAAAATAAGGTAGTTTTTCTTCATGGGTTTACTGGCTCTAGTGATACTTGGGAAGAAGTAATTACTTGTCTGCCAACATCTATGGACATCCTTACAGTTGACCTAATAGGTCACGGTCAAACATCAAAGCCAACTGATTTTGAACGCTATTATGTGGAAGAACAAATAGAGGACTTACACAGCCTATTTAAACAAATAAATTGGACTCATTTTACACTCGTTGGCTACTCTATGGGTGGTCGTTTAGCGCTTGCGTATGCAGCTAAATATCCAGTGTATAAATTGATACTTGAAAGTAGCTCACCAGGATTAGAATCTAAGGAAGAACGAATAAAAAGAAAGCAGGCAGATGAGATACTTGCGGAAAGAATAATAAATGAAGGAATTAGATCTTTTGTTGATTATTGGGAGAGTATTCCTTTGTTTCATTCGCAAAGGTCTTTGTCTCTTGGAAAACAGATGAAAATTCGCGAAGAGAGATTAGCAGGATCCAAAACAGGTCTCTCGAATAGTTTAAGGGGATTTAGTACAGGAGTGCAGCCTTCCTATTGGAATAAGTTAAAAGAGCTGAAAAATCCAACGGTGCTGCTTACTGGAGAGTTTGATCAAAAGTTTTATGAAATAGCAAAAAAAATGCAAAAAATACTTCCAAATAGTGCACACAAGCAGGTTAATAATGTTGGACATGCAATTCATGTGGAAAAACCTGAATTGTTTGCTACAATAGTAAAGGATATTATTTTAAAGGAGGAATAAAAATGACTCGTGAATGGACAACATTACATACATATGAAGACATTAAGTATGAATTCTATAATGGAATCGCTAAAGTGACGATCAATCGTCCTGAAGTACGAAATGCGTTTCGACCAAAAACAGTTATGGAGCTTATTGATGCTTTCTCACGTGCTCGTGATGACAAAAATATTGGTGTTATTATTTTGACTGGTGAGGGTGAGCACGCGTTCTGTTCAGGTGGGGACCAAAAAGTCCGCGGACATGGCGGATACGTGGGAGAAGACGAAATTCCTCGTTTAAATGTTTTGGATTTACAGCGTTTAATTCGTGTCATTCCAAAGCCAGTAGTAGCAATGGTAGCGGGATATGCAATTGGTGGAGGTCATGTACTACACGTAGTTTGTGACTTGACTATTGCAGCTGACAATGCAAGATTTGGTCAAACAGGACCTAGAGTTGGTTCTTTTGATGCTGGTTATGGTTCTGGCTATTTAGCTCGTATTGTTGGACATAAAAAGGCTCGTGAAATTTGGTATTTATGTCGTCAATACGATGCACAGCAAGCGCTTGATATGGGCTTAGTAAACACTGTAGTCCCATATGCACAATTAGAGGATGAAACGGTTCAATGGTGTGAGGAAATGCTTGAAATGAGTCCTACTGCACTTCGTTTCTTGAAAGCTGCTATGAATGCAGATACAGATGGTCTAGCAGGTCTGCAACAAATGGCAGGAGATGCTACACTTCTTTACTACACAACAGATGAAGCAAAAGAAGGTCGCGATGCTTTTAAAGAAAAACGTAAACCTGATTTTGGTCAATTCCCTCGTTTTCCATGATTTTTTAATGGAAAAAATGTAAGCAATGAAGCTGTCCTACTTTAGGGCAGCTTTTTTCTCTAAAGGAGATGAAGGTAAAAAATGTACCCAAATTTATTATTAAAACGTGCAAGCTTGACCCCAAATCGAATCGCACTAAGCTTTGGGGAGCAAGAATGGACATTTGCTCAATTGAATGAGGAGGCAACTTTATTTGCCAAACGACTACATTCTAAAGGTGTATTACCTGGAATGAGAGTAGCAATCTTAGCATCCTCTAGTGCTCAGTTAGTAATTGTTTTACATAGTTGTATGCAGCTTGGTTGTGAGCTAGTTCTGCTGAATGAACGTTTAACT encodes:
- a CDS encoding 1,4-dihydroxy-2-naphthoate polyprenyltransferase, which gives rise to MSHELQADRGWRIWWKLTRPHTLTASFAPVFLGTMIALYYTNINWLIFLAMLFACLFIQAATNMFNEYYDFVRGLDSEESIGIGGAIVRNGVKPKTVLQLALMLYGLAALLGIYICYESSWMLLVVGGISMLIGYLYTGGPYPIAYTPFGELFSGIVMGMLIVLISTFIQVGSVPNSAILLSIPSALLVAAIMLSNNIRDIVEDKKGGRKTMAILVGRKNAITILTSFFLVSYLWIAVLVILQVVTPWALLVLLSLKKPIHAIKLFKEKENPLEVGLAMKDTALTNTIFVFLLGIGLLIGYFI
- a CDS encoding isochorismate synthase, whose protein sequence is MPNTTGQQKTTLRFYTETIEVSRLSAHAFFEAGDESYKGKRFFWQNKEKSFTLVGLGHAHILTNELEDTRYTDIATKWKELCETSLKEKIDVSPILFGAFSFDPKNNISSEWDTFPSSFFAVPTFQLVIKNEQAFVSVHYITEEEDSMEPFERLRMERDALIHTAQVKELKVHEKPHLIGREDRLKNEYLQAVEKVTNQIRNNEVNKVVIGRSLKLTFDKNFSSSTAIYNASLEQPESYLFGLEKDDKIFFGATPERLVKVESGHVLSAGLAGSVRRGKNSMEDKQLGEGLLADSKNLGEHQFVVEMIRKVFNQYCEDVRIPSRPKLMKIRDIQHLFTPIEGKVKKGVSLFEFVEALHPTPALGGEPRKEAVEIIREAEKMNRGYYAAPIGWINTDGDGEFAVGIRSALIENDQAYLFAGGGIVAESSSIEEFEETRVKFRPMLRTLGGNMNE
- the menD gene encoding 2-succinyl-5-enolpyruvyl-6-hydroxy-3-cyclohexene-1-carboxylic-acid synthase yields the protein MNNSNYLTAYVNHFVETVKQSGVKDVVICPGSRSTPLAYGFAKSEGFEFYRQIDERSAAFFALGIAKAKKSPVVLLCTSGTAAANFFPAIVEAYYARIPLLVITADRPHELREVGAPQAIDQIHLFGKHVKWTVDFPIPEADEESLPFIERHIQRAITTSKAFPMGPVHINVPFREPLLINMEQQQPLTQISQSEVGQLVPSQQFISWYIEQLQKEDKGLFIVGDSLPTTEGFWEFARTVQWPVLADPLSNLRSSVPEDCMHLCIDQYDALLKDNSFKKYAAPNIVIRFGAQPVSKPLTQFLKACKPNVFIAVDESSVFRDSLHIVTQHVQVGAATLWNPIEEKQASTYLKDWSKANDIATKHVQAYLETEEDEGALAATLFEVLSDGDFLFASSSMPIRDVDTFYNKTTKDIQIYANRGTNGIDGVVSTALGVYAATKRPGYLLIGDLAFLHDVNGLIVSRFQKTDLTVVVMNNDGGGIFSYLPQSTETNYFEHLFGTPTGLKFSHIAAMYDAQYDAVHTKEDFHKVLSEQKRKDIRIIEVFTNRQVNTETHRKLWTAISKELDSVWN
- the menH gene encoding 2-succinyl-6-hydroxy-2,4-cyclohexadiene-1-carboxylate synthase — translated: MELINLTIRNISMQIKRYNSGAKNKVVFLHGFTGSSDTWEEVITCLPTSMDILTVDLIGHGQTSKPTDFERYYVEEQIEDLHSLFKQINWTHFTLVGYSMGGRLALAYAAKYPVYKLILESSSPGLESKEERIKRKQADEILAERIINEGIRSFVDYWESIPLFHSQRSLSLGKQMKIREERLAGSKTGLSNSLRGFSTGVQPSYWNKLKELKNPTVLLTGEFDQKFYEIAKKMQKILPNSAHKQVNNVGHAIHVEKPELFATIVKDIILKEE
- the menB gene encoding 1,4-dihydroxy-2-naphthoyl-CoA synthase — encoded protein: MTREWTTLHTYEDIKYEFYNGIAKVTINRPEVRNAFRPKTVMELIDAFSRARDDKNIGVIILTGEGEHAFCSGGDQKVRGHGGYVGEDEIPRLNVLDLQRLIRVIPKPVVAMVAGYAIGGGHVLHVVCDLTIAADNARFGQTGPRVGSFDAGYGSGYLARIVGHKKAREIWYLCRQYDAQQALDMGLVNTVVPYAQLEDETVQWCEEMLEMSPTALRFLKAAMNADTDGLAGLQQMAGDATLLYYTTDEAKEGRDAFKEKRKPDFGQFPRFP